The following proteins are co-located in the Silene latifolia isolate original U9 population chromosome 1, ASM4854445v1, whole genome shotgun sequence genome:
- the LOC141612410 gene encoding uncharacterized protein LOC141612410 — translation MANQGAKKRKEENARHISKLLRVIIACNVVYILVRMIIYHSSFTWKHWIGLIMTSIAYVIPYKQLASMAKPAYTNDGELIDGGFDMSTGGICGYFHDIIYITCFVQIASLVSEKFWYTYLVIPGFAVYKASGFIKGFLPNNSEGMEEDEKTRKKREKMERKASRPKFGKTRTR, via the exons ATGGCAAATCAAGGAGCTaagaagagaaaggaagagaatGCGCGTCATATATCAAAACTTCTTCGCGTTATAATTGCTTGCAAT GTTGTCTACATCTTGGTGAGGATGATTATTTATCATTCTTCTTTTACATGGAAGCACTGGATTGGTTTGATTATGACATCGATTGCCTATGTAATTCCATATAAACAACTTGCTAGCATGGCAAAGCCAGCATACACAAATGATGGTGAGCTTATCGATGGCGGGTTTGATATGAGTACTGGAGGAATTTGTGG GTACTTTCATGACATAATCTACATAACATGTTTTGTTCAGATTGCCTCCCTCGTCTCTGAAAAGTTTTGGTACACGTATTTAGTG ATACCAGGATTTGCGGTTTATAAAGCATCAGGTTTCATCAAAGGATTCCTGCCAAATAATTCCGAG GGAATGGAGGAGGACGAAAAGACCCGGAAAAAGCGGGAAAAAATGGAAAGGAAGGCTTCGAGACCCAAATTTGGTAAAACAAGGACCAGGTAG